In the Leptospira fletcheri genome, TCTCCCAAGGACTTCCGTTTTGGCGGGAATTGGTGCTTTCTTCCCTGATCCTAGCGATGACCGTACTCGGTTCCTTGGCCTACCTTCCGAGCGTACTCTTGGCCCTCCGAGAAAAGATCTTTTCCGTCGTACTAATCGATACTCTAGCCTTGGTTCTGGTATTCATATTGTTCTTCGGGAAAAAACTGCCCTTTTCCCTACGCTCCTCGGGAGTACTTGTACTGAATTACTTTTTGGGAACTTCCTTACTTGTCATTTTAGGTCCGGCGGGAGGAGGAATGATCTGGCTCTTTCCCTTTCCGGTTTTTACCGGAATCCTATTCGGGATCGTTCCCTGCCTTTGGGCTTTGCTTGGAAATTTCTTTTCCATCGTGATCGCCTCTATTGCGTTGAGTCGATTTCAACTCGCATGGAGCATGCCCGTGGAAGTACTGTATGTCGTAGGTTTCAATTTCGTCGTCGCCGATGCGATCGTATGCGTTTCCTTAACAGTGTTGATGTTGGGACTGCAGAAAAATATAGAGAGAAAGAATCATTTTTTGGAATATCTGAAGAGACGTCGGTTCCAAATTTCCCGCTCCAAACGAAATCTGGAGTCCGAGATTTTAAGACGTGCGGAAATGGAAACGAGGCTGGAGGAAAATCTGAAGGAAAAAGAGGTTCTTCTTCAGGAGATCCACCATCGCGTCAAAAACAATCTTCAGATCGTTTCCGGGATGCTCAACCTGCAGAACATGTACGCCCAGGACGGCGTGACTGCGGAAGCACTGGAAAAAGCACAGGATAGAATCCGGGCCATGGCCTTGATTCATGACCATCTTTACCAACAGGGAAATTTTTCCACGGTAGCGATGAACCAGTATCTGGAATCCCTTCTAAATCACCTGATTCTTTCGCAAGCGCCTCCCGGAAACAGGATCGAATTCGAAACAGAGTGGAATCATATTCCCATTCCGATGGAAAAAGCGATTCCTTGCGGATTGATCGTGACGGAACTCATTTCCAACGCGTTAAAGCACGCGTTTCCGAACGGAAGAAAGGGAAAGATCTTCGTCCGCCTTGAAGAGACCGAAGACGGATTGACTCTTTGCGTAAAGGACGACGGAATCGGACTGCCGAAAGATTCGCCGGCCTTCCATTTTTTAAGTACGGGAAAAATGCCGAACAAGGACGGGGAACAGTACGATTCTTTAGGTTTGATGATCATCCGATCTTTGGCCGGTCAGTTGAAGGCGAAATTGATTTTGGAACCTTGCGCAGGCACCGCGGTCCGCTTGGTCTTTTCCAAATTCTGAACGGAATGTGCATCCGAAAAAGAAAAGGAATCGAAAAAATGAATTCGTTTCCTGAATCCGTCTTAGATACAATGTCCTGACAATGAATAGAGTGACCCACGACACGAATTCCCGAAAATTCTTTTTGATAGAAGAGGACCAGGAAGCGTCCTTATCCTATTCCGAAATAGGTTCGGAAATCTGGAATCTCACTCATACCTTCGTTCCGGCTCGTTTGCGGGGAAAAGGTTTGGCGGAAGTGTTGACTCGAGCCGCCCTAGAAACCGCCAAAGCCGAAGGGAAAAAAATCGTTCCTTCCTGCTCCTATGTGGAAAGTTTCCTAAAACGGAAAGGAAAAGAATATTCCGATTTGGTCGCCCACCCGTGATCCACCATATCGCGATCGCCACGGAAGACCCTGCTCTGTTAAAAAATTTTTACGAGCGACTTCCGAACCTGAGATTCGAAAAGGACCATTTTACCCCGGACGGAAAATTGAGATCCAGTTGGTTTCTGGCAGGTCAGACAAGATTGATGATCGAACGGGAAAAAAAGAAACTCGGACCTCATGCCTTGGTTTTTTCCGCGGAAACTCCGGAGATACGTAAAAGAGTGGAATCACTCTTGGAATCGAAAATCGAAGACCGTACCGAATTTACGGTATATTTCCGCGACCCCGACGGAAATCGTTTGGGTTATAGCTCCTATCCGAGTTCCTGGAAGGAAGGGAGAAATTCCGAAAACGTTTAAGTCGAGGAGGGAACGTCCCGTGTGATTCCCTTCGCGGCGAGAAAAGAAGTGGTCCACGCATTTTGGAAATTGAAACCTCCGGTGATTCCGTCTATGTCCAAAATTTCACCGGCAAAATGCAACCCGGGAACAATGCGACTTTCCATGGTTTTGAAATCCACTTCCTTTCGCTTGATTCCGCCGCAGGTAACGAATTCCTCCTTAAAGACCCCTTTTCCTCGAATCTGAAATACGGTTCTCTTCAATGCATCTTCCGCTTCACGGAGTTGTTTCGAGGAAAGTTCTGACCAGCGTTTTTCTCCCGATCGATCCCAGATTCGTTCCCAGAGTCTGGCAGGTAAACGGAACTCGGGTGCCGCAGAAGGTCTTTTGGAAGGAATCCTTTCCCTTGCCAAACGAAACGTCTCGCGGACTTCTTCTCTAGTTACGCCCGGAATCCAATCCAGATGTAGGGAAGTTTTATATTCGCAGGACGCGAGTTCTCGAGCCCCCCAAGCTGATAATTTCAGTACGCCGGGTCCGCTGAGTCCCCAATGAGTAACCAAAACCGGACCGGACTGTTGCAATTTAAAGTCGGGAAGAGACACCTCCGCTTCCGGTACGCTTAGGCCCTGAAGGCCTTCGATAAACGGATCCGAAATCTCGAATGTAAACAAGGAAGGAGCCGGAGTCTCTATGCTGTGTCCCATATTTTTTGCCCAATCCCAGACCTTCCTGGAAGATCCGGAGGCCAAGAGCACTCGATGAAAATCCTGCTGGCCTCCTTCCCATTTCACAGTAAACCCGCCTTCTTCCTCCGTATTTCTAGGAAAAATACCCAGAACGGGAACCTTGGTGCGGATCGAAACGCCAGATTCTTTGGCTTCCCGCAAAAGACATTCCACGATCGTATTCGAATCGTCCGTTACCGGGAACATTCTACCGTCTGCTTCCGTCTTTAAACGAACTCCGTGTTCTTCGAACCACCGGATCGTGTCCTTGGGCTGGAAACTTTCGAATGCATACTTCAGTTCGCGTCCTCCCCTAGGATAACGCTTGGATAATTCCTCCGGATCAAAACAGGCGTGGGTGACGTTGCACCTTCCTCCTCCGGAAATGCGGACCCTGGAAAGAACGTTAGGCGATTTTTCCAAAAGCACCACGTTGTAGGTTCCGAGGGAAAGCCTACGAGTCTGGATGGCTCCGAAAAAACCGGCCGCCCCTCCTCCGATCACTGCAATGCTTTTTTCTTTTTCCTCTTTGGGCAATCGATCCACCTTGCGGACTTTTCTCCACCCATCTTTCCGAGCGGTTAAAGAATCTCACCCATTTTTCCGGCGGAATAATCTTCGAAGGCTTGCTGGATTTCCTGGGGAGTGTTCATGACGAAAGGACCATATCTTGCTACGGGTTCCTTCAGAGGGACTCCTCCTAAAATTAAAAGTTCCCATTCGAAATCCTCGGGAGCTCGTAAGGTGATCGAACCTTCCTCCGCTCCGAAGTAGAGCGTTTCGCCCTCTTCCACTTCGATTTCTCCCTCTGCATCCACGGCGGTTCCCCCGCCTACAAAAGGATAGGCGAGTGCCGTACATTCTTTCGGAACCGGAATCTCCGCCCAAGATCCGGGAGATAATTTCACATGAAAAAACACGATGGGAGTTTGGGTCTGAATAATTGCGGAAGTTCCCCAACATTCTCCCGCCACGACTTTTACCCAAGCTCCGTCCTTTTCTACGACGGGAAGCTGAGAGGAGTCAACCTCCTGGTATCCGGGAGAAATGAGCTTTTTATCCTGGGGAAGGTTGACCCAGATCTGAAATCCGTGCATCCGCCCTCCCGAATTTTGAAACTCTCGGGAAGGCATCTCGGAATGTACCAAACCGGAGCCTGCAGTCATCCATTGGATTCCTCCCGACCTTAATTTTCCGGAATGCCCCCACGAATCCTTATGTTCCATTTCTCCGGAGAGAAGGTAGGTTACCGTTTCAAATCCTCTATGCGGATGATCGGGAGCCCCGATCGCTTCTCCCGGAGAATAAATCACCGGACCCATTTCATCCAAAAGTAAAAACGGATCCCAATAGGAAAAGCCCTGCACCGGGAAGGGTCGCCGGACCGGAAACCCTCCTCCTTCCAACATTTTCTCCGCAATTCTCGTACCGATAATTCTTCTAAATCCCATTGACCCCCGAACCTACATTGATTGGACTATTTCCGGAAAAACTTCCGTCTTAAAAACTTGGAAGGCCGGGCAAAACCCTTGTTTTTTTCTCAGCCCTTCCCAGAATCTGTGGATATTCTCCGATTCCTAACCTTTTTATGGATTCCCCTCGTCCTTATTCCGTCGCACCGTTACCTGCAAACGAACTCTCTCGCCTTCGGGAATTAAAAAAATACGATATTCTAGATACTCCGCCGGAAAAGAAATACGACGGAATCACGAAGGCCGCCTCCTTGATCTGCGGAACTCCCATCGCCTTGATTTCCTTAATCGATGAAAAGAGGCAATGGTTCAAGTCCAGAGTAGGATTGGACACGGAGGAAACCCAGAGAGAAGCATCTTTCTGTCAATTCGCGTTACTCGGTTCGGATATTTATATCGTAAACGACGCAGCCCAGGATCCCAAATTCGAAAAAAATCCGTCCGTACTCGGCCCGCCTTACGTTCGATTCTATGCGGGAGCTCCTTTGATGACACCTTCCGGCTCGGTGATCGGAACTCTCTGCGTGATAGATACCGTACCTAAAAACTTGGATCCTAGACAACTAGAGGCATTACGCGCGTTAGCCGATTCCGTGATCGCGTACATGGAATTGGAAGCGAATTCGAGAGAACTGATCCGAGCCCAAGCCGTCAGCCTGGATCTGCAAAAGGCGAGAGAACAGTTTTTCGTGAATATGAATCACGAGTTTCGGACCCCCGTACATGGAATTCTGGGAATGGTGGATCTGATCCGACAAACGGAGATCGATCGTATGCAATCGGAATATCTGGATTCCGTCCAGGAAAGCGGAGAGCATCTCATTCATTTGATAAACGACGCGATCGATTTTAGCAAAGCGGAATCCGGGACCTTGGTTTTAAGTTCGCTCGAATTCGATCTGATTTCTTTAATCCGGGAGATCGCAACCTCGGCGGAAAAAGAGGCGAAGCAGAACGGATTGAAGTTCGTTTTAAATCTTCCGCAGGGGATTTCAGAATTGATCGTCAAATCGGATCCTCGCAGAATCCAACAGGTATTCTCCAATCTTCTTTCCAACGCGTTGAAGTTCACGGAACAGGGCAGAATAGAATTCTATTTCAAGGAAGTGTCGGTTTCCGAAAAGAACGTACAAGGAAGGATCGGGGTCATTGATACGGGAATCGGAATCGCGGAGAAAAGAATCCTAGGACTGTTCGAAGCCTTTTCCCAAATCGACGCATCCATTTCCAGGAAGTACGGCGGGACCGGATTGGGTTTGGCCTTGTGCAAAAAAATCTGCGATACCCTGGGTTGGAAGATCGGAGCGAAAAGCGTTTTATGGCAAGGAAGCGAATTCATCCTCGAAATCGACCTTCCGAAAGCGACATTCCCCCTGCGTTCCGGAAACCAAGCGGAACGATCCATATCGAAAATAACGGATTTTTCCGGCTATTCCACGACCAGCATTCTAGTCGCGGAAGACAATCCGGTGAACCAGAAATTGATCCGCAGGATGTTGGAACAAATGGGTTTAAGCTGCGAGATCGTTTCAAACGGTTTGGAAGTGCTCGCTTTTTGGGAGAAATGGGAAATCGATCTGCTTCTACTGGACATCCAGATGCCGGAACTCAGCGGAATAGACACTGCGAGAATCCTCAAAATGAAACCTTCTTCCCGCAAAATTCCCTGGATCATCGCAGTTACGGCGCACGATAGCCCGGAGGACAGAGCGGAATGTGCTCAGGCCGGAATAGACGATTACTTGGGAAAACCGTTTCGCATCGAAGAACTCGCGGAGAAAATCCGCGAATATCTACGCAAAGCGGGGTTATCGCTTCCCAAGTAATCGTGACGTTCGTTCATGCGGAAGGAATCAATCCCTAAAAAGAAAATTCGAAATCATCCGCTTCCCTCCTTCCGTCGCGAAAGATTCCGGATGGAATTGTATTCCTTCCGAAGGTTTCGTCTTATGACGTATGCCCATCAATTCGTCTCCGGCAAAAGAGGTCCTGGTCCATTCCTCCGAAAGCCCTTCCGGGTCCACTATGAGGGAATGATAACGCATAACGTTCAATCCGTCCGGTAATCCTTGGAACACCCCCTTGCCGTCGTGCGAGATCTCCGATAATTTTCCGTGCATCGGAAGCCTGGCCGGAACGATCTTAGCGCCCGCTAAAAAGGCCATGCCCTGCATGCCCAGACAAACCCCTAAAATCGGAACTCTCCCGCTCAATTCCCGAAGGATGAGGGAAGAAACCCCGAAATATTCGTGATTTTCCGGAGTCCCGGGTCCGGGGGAAAGAACGATCCTGTCGTACTTAGCGGATTCTATTTTGGAGAATCCGATTTCGTCGTGGCGGAACACGTCTAGCCTGAATCTGGAAGCGTATTCCTCCTCAAGAATCTCTCCCAAAAATTGAAAGAGATTGTATGTAAAAGAATCGTAATGATCGATCAACAAAACCTTCATAGGCTCACCTCCCGGATCGCGCTTAAAACCGATCCCATTTTATGTTTGATTTCCTCGTATTCGTCGTCCGCTTCGGAATCGAATACTACACCGCCGGAAGCCCGTAGGAATCCTTCGTTTTCGGTACGGAAGAAGCTGCGGATCGGAATGCAGAAAGAGCAGTTTCCGTCGAATCCGAATCGTCCCACCGCG is a window encoding:
- a CDS encoding sensor histidine kinase, with the protein product MIQDMVPGSRSGFFRRIRYAVSDYVLPDRSISQGLPFWRELVLSSLILAMTVLGSLAYLPSVLLALREKIFSVVLIDTLALVLVFILFFGKKLPFSLRSSGVLVLNYFLGTSLLVILGPAGGGMIWLFPFPVFTGILFGIVPCLWALLGNFFSIVIASIALSRFQLAWSMPVEVLYVVGFNFVVADAIVCVSLTVLMLGLQKNIERKNHFLEYLKRRRFQISRSKRNLESEILRRAEMETRLEENLKEKEVLLQEIHHRVKNNLQIVSGMLNLQNMYAQDGVTAEALEKAQDRIRAMALIHDHLYQQGNFSTVAMNQYLESLLNHLILSQAPPGNRIEFETEWNHIPIPMEKAIPCGLIVTELISNALKHAFPNGRKGKIFVRLEETEDGLTLCVKDDGIGLPKDSPAFHFLSTGKMPNKDGEQYDSLGLMIIRSLAGQLKAKLILEPCAGTAVRLVFSKF
- a CDS encoding GNAT family N-acetyltransferase, whose product is MNRVTHDTNSRKFFLIEEDQEASLSYSEIGSEIWNLTHTFVPARLRGKGLAEVLTRAALETAKAEGKKIVPSCSYVESFLKRKGKEYSDLVAHP
- a CDS encoding VOC family protein, giving the protein MIHHIAIATEDPALLKNFYERLPNLRFEKDHFTPDGKLRSSWFLAGQTRLMIEREKKKLGPHALVFSAETPEIRKRVESLLESKIEDRTEFTVYFRDPDGNRLGYSSYPSSWKEGRNSENV
- a CDS encoding NAD(P)/FAD-dependent oxidoreductase encodes the protein MPKEEKEKSIAVIGGGAAGFFGAIQTRRLSLGTYNVVLLEKSPNVLSRVRISGGGRCNVTHACFDPEELSKRYPRGGRELKYAFESFQPKDTIRWFEEHGVRLKTEADGRMFPVTDDSNTIVECLLREAKESGVSIRTKVPVLGIFPRNTEEEGGFTVKWEGGQQDFHRVLLASGSSRKVWDWAKNMGHSIETPAPSLFTFEISDPFIEGLQGLSVPEAEVSLPDFKLQQSGPVLVTHWGLSGPGVLKLSAWGARELASCEYKTSLHLDWIPGVTREEVRETFRLARERIPSKRPSAAPEFRLPARLWERIWDRSGEKRWSELSSKQLREAEDALKRTVFQIRGKGVFKEEFVTCGGIKRKEVDFKTMESRIVPGLHFAGEILDIDGITGGFNFQNAWTTSFLAAKGITRDVPSST
- a CDS encoding pirin family protein → MGFRRIIGTRIAEKMLEGGGFPVRRPFPVQGFSYWDPFLLLDEMGPVIYSPGEAIGAPDHPHRGFETVTYLLSGEMEHKDSWGHSGKLRSGGIQWMTAGSGLVHSEMPSREFQNSGGRMHGFQIWVNLPQDKKLISPGYQEVDSSQLPVVEKDGAWVKVVAGECWGTSAIIQTQTPIVFFHVKLSPGSWAEIPVPKECTALAYPFVGGGTAVDAEGEIEVEEGETLYFGAEEGSITLRAPEDFEWELLILGGVPLKEPVARYGPFVMNTPQEIQQAFEDYSAGKMGEIL
- a CDS encoding GAF domain-containing hybrid sensor histidine kinase/response regulator; this encodes MDSPRPYSVAPLPANELSRLRELKKYDILDTPPEKKYDGITKAASLICGTPIALISLIDEKRQWFKSRVGLDTEETQREASFCQFALLGSDIYIVNDAAQDPKFEKNPSVLGPPYVRFYAGAPLMTPSGSVIGTLCVIDTVPKNLDPRQLEALRALADSVIAYMELEANSRELIRAQAVSLDLQKAREQFFVNMNHEFRTPVHGILGMVDLIRQTEIDRMQSEYLDSVQESGEHLIHLINDAIDFSKAESGTLVLSSLEFDLISLIREIATSAEKEAKQNGLKFVLNLPQGISELIVKSDPRRIQQVFSNLLSNALKFTEQGRIEFYFKEVSVSEKNVQGRIGVIDTGIGIAEKRILGLFEAFSQIDASISRKYGGTGLGLALCKKICDTLGWKIGAKSVLWQGSEFILEIDLPKATFPLRSGNQAERSISKITDFSGYSTTSILVAEDNPVNQKLIRRMLEQMGLSCEIVSNGLEVLAFWEKWEIDLLLLDIQMPELSGIDTARILKMKPSSRKIPWIIAVTAHDSPEDRAECAQAGIDDYLGKPFRIEELAEKIREYLRKAGLSLPK
- a CDS encoding anthranilate synthase component II produces the protein MKVLLIDHYDSFTYNLFQFLGEILEEEYASRFRLDVFRHDEIGFSKIESAKYDRIVLSPGPGTPENHEYFGVSSLILRELSGRVPILGVCLGMQGMAFLAGAKIVPARLPMHGKLSEISHDGKGVFQGLPDGLNVMRYHSLIVDPEGLSEEWTRTSFAGDELMGIRHKTKPSEGIQFHPESFATEGGKRMISNFLFRD